A genomic region of Helicoverpa zea isolate HzStark_Cry1AcR chromosome 8, ilHelZeax1.1, whole genome shotgun sequence contains the following coding sequences:
- the LOC124632400 gene encoding uncharacterized protein LOC124632400: protein MDHRDGWSGGESVATENSTDNSRAAERDRVRIEFYATYDVMTGVRIAATLGGFFALMVFLIVYKSRSKSVKALNDPKIVEMAEAVVAEEQAVEEERQLTAALEEALSERARSRPSISEEPPWPRTARFASYGGGYGSLLTPPRRLSTVRGDSLPGSALRFVERRSSAGPRDRRLSSATCSSSGSSYLERRGSSVVCALPERRLSPCPSERLAPLASVGSVGPSYAVECELASVGADSVFAEDDADSTDDEVEQFSTDSGGGEATLVGECTELSSRPMPLPLQLERASHSRETLF, encoded by the coding sequence ATGGATCATCGAGATGGATGGAGTGGCGGAGAGTCGGTGGCGACCGAGAACTCTACTGATAATTCCCGGGCCGCTGAACGCGACCGGGTACGCATCGAGTTCTATGCCACGTATGACGTCATGACGGGCGTACGCATAGCCGCCACTCTTGGTGGCTTTTTTGCGTTGATGGTCTTTCTGATCGTCTATAAAAGCCGCAGTAAATCTGTGAAGGCTTTAAATGATCCAAAAATAGTAGAAATGGCTGAAGCTGTTGTGGCAGAAGAGCAAGCAGTCGAAGAAGAGAGGCAACTAACGGCGGCGCTAGAGGAAGCTCTGTCCGAGCGTGCGCGTTCTCGTCCGTCAATAAGTGAGGAGCCTCCTTGGCCTCGCACAGCGCGGTTTGCGTCTTATGGAGGAGGCTACGGGAGCCTATTAACACCGCCACGTCGATTGTCGACTGTGCGCGGGGATTCGCTTCCCGGATCGGCTTTACGTTTCGTGGAGCGTCGGTCATCGGCTGGACCTCGCGATAGACGCCTGAGCTCAGCGACTTGTTCAAGCTCAGGAAGCTCGTATTTGGAAAGACGCGGTTCGTCAGTGGTATGCGCGTTACCCGAACGCCGGTTGTCTCCATGTCCTAGTGAGCGACTTGCCCCTCTTGCATCAGTGGGCAGCGTAGGCCCGTCCTATGCCGTAGAGTGTGAATTAGCGTCAGTGGGTGCGGATTCAGTGTTCGCAGAGGACGATGCGGACTCCACCGATGACGAGGTGGAGCAGTTCTCGACGGACAGTGGAGGTGGTGAGGCGACGTTAGTAGGCGAGTGCACGGAGCTCTCTAGTCGTCCCATGCCACTGCCGCTGCAGTTGGAACGTGCTTCACATTCACGGGAAACGTTGTTCTAG